Proteins encoded by one window of Microcoleus sp. FACHB-68:
- the raiA gene encoding ribosome-associated translation inhibitor RaiA, with product MKLVIHGKNIEITDAIREYVNQKIEKAVSHFQNLTMEVDVHLSVARNPRITPNQAAEVTIYANGTVIRAEESSETLYASIDLVADKIARQLRKYKEKRHEQKTNVQPTASVEVPEQEQVVADLIGDRTAELPSEVVRTKYFAMPAMTIAEALEQLQVIDHDFYMFRNAESGEINVIYERKHHGGYGVIQPRNGNGHTNGKNGKTAHSNSASPEKSKSGQV from the coding sequence ATGAAGCTTGTTATCCACGGCAAAAATATTGAAATCACCGACGCGATTCGTGAGTACGTCAATCAAAAGATTGAGAAAGCGGTGAGTCACTTTCAGAACTTGACAATGGAAGTGGATGTGCATCTGTCAGTAGCTCGAAATCCTCGGATCACCCCGAATCAAGCAGCTGAAGTGACAATCTACGCTAACGGAACGGTGATCCGCGCCGAAGAAAGCAGCGAAACCTTGTATGCCAGCATCGATTTAGTCGCGGATAAAATCGCTCGGCAGTTGCGTAAATATAAAGAAAAACGCCACGAGCAAAAAACAAACGTTCAACCAACCGCTAGTGTAGAGGTTCCGGAACAAGAGCAAGTGGTGGCCGATCTAATTGGTGATCGCACTGCCGAACTTCCCAGCGAAGTGGTACGGACAAAGTATTTCGCCATGCCGGCAATGACGATTGCTGAAGCCTTAGAACAGCTACAGGTCATCGATCATGACTTCTATATGTTCCGCAACGCCGAAAGCGGGGAGATTAACGTCATATACGAACGAAAACACCACGGCGGTTATGGGGTGATTCAACCGCGTAACGGCAATGGCCATACAAATGGTAAAAACGGAAAGACCGCTCACAGTAATAGTGCAAGTCCGGAGAAGTCAAAATCTGGGCAGGTATAA
- the lipB gene encoding lipoyl(octanoyl) transferase LipB, with protein MDSTIFSISTEHPEPHPSRCWLYNEAQVPYSVAWRWQQSLVAARRDNPELEDVLILLEHPPVYTLGQGASLDFLKFDPTGTEFEVHRVERGGEVTYHCPGQLVGYPILNLRRHRQDLHWYLRQLEEVLIQVLETYGLKGERVAGFTGVWVEGRKVAAIGIKVSRWITMHGFALNVCPSLKGFERIVPCGISDKPVGSLAQFIPGIELDSVRQDVAAGFARVFNLQLIEQQARDQLF; from the coding sequence ATGGATTCGACTATTTTCTCAATTTCCACCGAACACCCTGAGCCGCACCCCTCTCGTTGTTGGTTATATAACGAGGCACAAGTTCCTTACTCGGTTGCCTGGAGGTGGCAGCAGTCACTGGTGGCAGCACGCCGCGACAACCCTGAATTAGAAGATGTTTTGATTTTGCTGGAGCATCCGCCGGTGTACACGCTGGGACAAGGCGCGAGTTTGGACTTTCTCAAATTTGACCCCACCGGCACCGAGTTTGAAGTACACCGGGTTGAGCGGGGGGGTGAAGTGACTTACCATTGTCCCGGACAGTTGGTTGGCTATCCGATTCTCAATTTGCGCCGGCACCGGCAGGACTTGCACTGGTATTTGCGTCAGCTAGAAGAAGTTTTAATCCAAGTCTTAGAAACTTACGGACTTAAAGGCGAACGGGTTGCCGGTTTTACAGGCGTTTGGGTGGAAGGACGCAAAGTTGCAGCTATTGGCATTAAAGTTAGCCGGTGGATTACTATGCACGGGTTTGCCTTAAATGTCTGTCCTAGCTTAAAAGGCTTTGAGCGCATTGTCCCTTGCGGAATTTCCGATAAGCCGGTGGGCAGTTTGGCACAATTTATTCCCGGCATTGAGTTAGACTCAGTGCGTCAAGACGTGGCTGCCGGTTTTGCTAGAGTGTTTAACTTGCAATTGATTGAGCAACAGGCTCGTGATCAATTGTTTTGA
- a CDS encoding single-stranded DNA-binding protein — MNSCILMAEIIQDPQLRYTPDNQIPIAEMLVQFPGSRAEDPPATLKVVGWGNLAQEIQERYHQGDRVVIEGRLNMNTIDRPEGFKEKRAELTAQRIHSLGANADFTAPAAPASAPSNVVPLGSRTPATPAPRWSDAPTGGESKPSWQQSPAANPQTPPPATRPASTPPSAESDSDSSLDEIPF; from the coding sequence ATGAACAGCTGCATTTTGATGGCGGAAATTATTCAAGATCCGCAATTGCGCTACACTCCTGACAACCAAATCCCCATTGCTGAGATGCTGGTGCAGTTTCCCGGCAGCCGTGCAGAAGATCCACCGGCAACCTTGAAGGTGGTGGGATGGGGAAATCTGGCCCAAGAAATCCAAGAACGCTATCACCAGGGCGATCGGGTTGTGATTGAAGGCCGGTTGAATATGAATACCATTGACCGGCCTGAAGGGTTTAAGGAAAAACGCGCTGAGTTAACCGCTCAACGGATACACAGCCTAGGGGCGAATGCCGACTTCACCGCTCCTGCCGCTCCCGCATCTGCCCCTAGCAACGTGGTGCCCTTGGGTTCACGGACTCCAGCAACTCCCGCACCTCGCTGGAGCGACGCCCCAACCGGCGGGGAATCAAAGCCCTCATGGCAGCAATCTCCTGCTGCCAATCCCCAAACTCCACCGCCGGCAACACGTCCCGCCTCGACGCCGCCCAGTGCTGAGAGCGATTCAGATTCTAGCCTTGATGAAATTCCGTTTTAG
- a CDS encoding mannose-1-phosphate guanyltransferase, giving the protein MRAVLMAGGSGTRLRPLTCDLPKPMVPILNRPIAEHIINLLRRHNITEIIATLHYLPDVMRDYFQDGSDFGVQMTYAVEEDQPLGTAGCVKNIAELLDQTFLVISGDSITDFNLAAAIQYHKQKRSKATIVLTHVPNPIEFGVVITDKEGRIRRFLEKPSTSEIFSDTVNTGIYILEPEVLEYLPANQESDFSKDLFPLLLEQNEPMYGYVAEGYWCDVGNLDAYRSAQYDGLHNKVKLDFAYEERSVGLWIGQNTYIDSTAHIETPALVGNNCRIGPRVQIDAGTVIGDNVTIGADADIKRPIIWNGVIVGDEAHLRACVTARGVRVDRRAHVLEGAVVGALSSVGEEAQVSPNVRVWPSKNIESGATLNINLIWGHAAQRNLFGQRGVSGLANIDITPEFAVKLGAAYGSTLKPGANVAVSRDQRSISRMVSRSLIAGLMSVGTNIQNLEATAIPVTRTVVPTLSVAGGIHVRVHPDRADSLLIEFFDENGINITKAREKKIEGAYFKEDFRRAQIHEIGHMAYPSQVIDLYSTAFEKNLNTEAIHHSRAKVVIDYVYAVSGAVLPQLLAKFGCDAVVLNASLNQSAPSTDDRESLLIQLGHVVEALRANFGVQVSANGEQLILVDESGSPIRGEMLTAMMVNMILTANPRAAVVVPIHTSSAVEQIARRHDGRVIRTKANPTALMEACQMNPNVVLGGSGEMGFIFPQLHPGFDAMFCIAKLIEMLRLQERSLAQIRSELPRVVHRSYTMRCPWTIKGALMRHLVEIHSTDSLELVDGVKVFDRIRDNWVLILPDAGEPLVHIFANSNSPEWVDETLRNYRNRIQVFIEQES; this is encoded by the coding sequence ATGCGAGCAGTGCTAATGGCTGGAGGCTCAGGAACGCGGCTGAGACCGCTGACTTGCGATCTGCCCAAACCGATGGTGCCTATCCTGAATCGACCGATTGCTGAACATATCATCAATCTTCTCAGAAGGCACAATATTACAGAAATTATTGCGACACTGCACTATTTGCCAGATGTCATGCGTGACTACTTCCAAGATGGCAGCGACTTTGGCGTGCAGATGACCTACGCCGTAGAGGAAGATCAACCATTAGGAACTGCCGGCTGCGTTAAGAATATTGCAGAACTGCTCGACCAAACCTTTTTAGTTATTAGCGGTGACAGCATCACCGACTTTAATTTAGCCGCCGCGATTCAGTATCACAAACAAAAGAGGTCAAAAGCCACGATTGTTCTGACCCACGTTCCCAATCCGATTGAATTCGGCGTGGTGATTACTGATAAAGAAGGCCGGATTCGTCGGTTTTTAGAAAAACCTTCCACGAGCGAAATTTTTTCCGATACCGTCAATACCGGCATCTATATTTTAGAACCCGAAGTTTTAGAATATCTGCCAGCTAATCAAGAAAGCGACTTTTCCAAAGATTTGTTTCCCTTGCTTTTAGAACAAAATGAGCCGATGTATGGCTACGTTGCAGAAGGTTACTGGTGTGATGTTGGGAACCTAGACGCTTACCGCTCCGCCCAGTACGATGGCCTGCATAACAAAGTCAAACTCGATTTTGCCTACGAAGAGCGTTCTGTAGGACTGTGGATCGGCCAAAACACTTATATCGATTCCACCGCTCACATTGAAACGCCGGCGCTGGTTGGCAACAACTGCCGGATTGGCCCTCGTGTGCAGATCGATGCCGGCACCGTCATTGGCGACAACGTCACCATCGGTGCTGATGCCGACATCAAGCGCCCCATCATCTGGAATGGCGTCATTGTCGGCGATGAAGCCCATCTGCGAGCCTGTGTAACCGCCAGAGGAGTACGAGTAGACCGGCGTGCTCATGTCTTAGAAGGTGCCGTCGTTGGGGCGCTCTCAAGCGTCGGAGAAGAAGCGCAAGTCAGCCCCAACGTGCGAGTTTGGCCCAGCAAAAATATCGAATCTGGGGCAACTTTAAACATCAACTTAATCTGGGGTCACGCCGCCCAGCGCAATCTTTTTGGCCAGCGGGGCGTCTCTGGACTCGCCAATATCGACATCACCCCAGAATTTGCCGTCAAATTAGGAGCCGCCTACGGTTCTACCTTAAAACCTGGTGCCAATGTCGCCGTATCCCGCGATCAGCGCAGTATCTCGCGCATGGTTTCCCGGTCGCTGATTGCCGGTTTAATGTCTGTAGGAACCAATATCCAAAACCTAGAAGCCACAGCGATTCCTGTAACCCGCACAGTTGTGCCCACCTTATCCGTTGCCGGTGGCATTCATGTGCGCGTACACCCCGACCGGGCTGATTCCCTGTTGATAGAATTCTTTGATGAGAACGGCATTAATATCACCAAAGCCCGCGAGAAAAAAATAGAGGGGGCTTATTTCAAAGAAGACTTCCGGCGGGCACAGATTCATGAAATCGGCCACATGGCTTACCCCAGTCAAGTGATCGATCTTTACAGCACGGCCTTTGAAAAGAATCTTAATACAGAAGCAATTCACCACAGTCGCGCCAAAGTGGTCATTGACTATGTTTATGCGGTTTCTGGAGCCGTACTGCCGCAGTTGCTGGCCAAATTTGGCTGTGATGCAGTGGTACTCAATGCCAGTCTTAACCAAAGCGCACCCTCTACAGACGACCGGGAGAGCCTGCTCATTCAACTGGGTCATGTGGTGGAAGCGCTCAGGGCTAATTTTGGCGTCCAGGTATCTGCCAATGGGGAACAGCTCATTCTCGTCGATGAATCTGGCAGCCCCATTCGTGGGGAAATGCTGACCGCAATGATGGTGAATATGATTTTGACTGCAAATCCCAGGGCGGCGGTGGTGGTGCCGATTCACACCTCAAGTGCGGTTGAGCAAATTGCCCGCCGGCACGACGGTCGAGTGATTCGCACGAAAGCCAATCCCACCGCCTTAATGGAGGCGTGTCAGATGAATCCGAATGTGGTTTTGGGCGGCAGTGGCGAGATGGGTTTTATTTTCCCGCAACTGCATCCAGGGTTTGATGCGATGTTCTGCATTGCCAAGTTAATTGAGATGCTGAGGTTGCAAGAGCGTTCCCTGGCCCAAATTCGCTCGGAATTGCCCCGCGTTGTCCATCGCTCCTATACCATGCGCTGCCCTTGGACGATTAAAGGGGCTTTGATGCGCCATCTGGTGGAAATCCACTCAACGGATAGTTTGGAGTTAGTCGATGGGGTGAAGGTTTTTGATCGGATTCGGGATAATTGGGTGTTAATTTTGCCCGATGCCGGTGAACCATTGGTACACATTTTTGCCAACAGCAACAGTCCAGAATGGGTGGATGAAACCTTGCGGAATTACCGCAACCGCATTCAGGTGTTTATCGAGCAAGAGTCGTGA